The following are encoded together in the Paenibacillus sp. genome:
- the pelF gene encoding GT4 family glycosyltransferase PelF: MNDRIKVMLATEGTYPFHQGGVSTWCDILIQKLTSVDYVIYSVLMNPFVTQKFQLPNPSALIKMPLWGTEEPAEHLETPFSHIYKMKHATHSQDIEKNFIPLFRELILEIIAQHKQPVRFAETLLRMHEYFKYYEYKVTFKSELTWNTFKDIILRASADKENRIGQPDIYGLNQSLGWIYRFLNILNTPLPDVHVTHSSAAAFCGIPCVLSKLANNTPYLLTEHGVYLREQYLSLSRNGYSSYLSTFLIRFVQSITTMNYAFADQVSPVCQYNMRWETRFGVAPSNVKVIYNGVDEKVFTEAPPAPQATPTVVMVARIDPIKDIMTFMRAAAAVKESMPETKFVVYGSVSVPAYYEQCLALKEELQLGNSFIFAGHTGNTSAAYQSGDVIALSSISEAFPYSVVEAMMTGKPVVATDVGGVKEALGDTGLLVSPRDSREMAEALMKLLRNRELREELGREGRQRALSLFTLDRVLELHLKSYIKLAVRAEEWMPAAAAKTEEPAARAASTLEEQKLLMEKGYALAASGYDQKAIVQFQKALWLQPDSVLAPVLMAEIAQAFNRIGEYDKAFQELYKYEAYVALVAGGAAGRSA; encoded by the coding sequence GTGAATGATAGGATAAAAGTCATGCTGGCTACGGAAGGGACGTATCCGTTTCACCAAGGCGGCGTAAGCACGTGGTGCGACATTTTGATTCAAAAGCTTACTTCCGTCGATTACGTCATTTACAGCGTGCTGATGAACCCTTTCGTGACGCAAAAATTCCAGCTTCCGAATCCGTCGGCATTGATCAAAATGCCTTTGTGGGGCACGGAGGAGCCGGCGGAGCATTTGGAAACGCCATTCTCTCATATCTATAAAATGAAGCATGCGACGCACAGTCAAGATATCGAGAAAAACTTCATTCCGCTCTTTCGCGAGTTGATTTTAGAAATTATCGCTCAGCACAAACAACCGGTTCGATTCGCCGAAACTTTGCTGCGCATGCATGAGTATTTTAAGTATTACGAATACAAAGTCACCTTCAAGTCCGAATTGACTTGGAACACGTTCAAGGACATCATCCTCCGGGCTTCCGCGGACAAGGAAAACCGGATCGGTCAGCCGGACATTTACGGCCTGAACCAAAGCCTCGGATGGATTTACAGATTTCTTAATATTTTAAATACTCCGCTTCCCGACGTTCATGTCACGCATTCGTCGGCCGCCGCGTTTTGCGGCATTCCGTGCGTACTGTCGAAGCTGGCGAACAATACGCCTTACCTGCTCACGGAGCACGGCGTTTATTTGAGAGAGCAGTATTTATCGCTGTCGAGGAACGGATATTCTTCCTATTTAAGCACGTTCTTGATCCGGTTCGTCCAATCGATCACGACGATGAACTACGCGTTCGCCGATCAAGTGTCTCCCGTCTGCCAATACAACATGCGATGGGAAACGCGGTTCGGCGTCGCTCCCTCCAACGTCAAGGTCATTTACAACGGCGTGGACGAGAAGGTGTTCACGGAGGCGCCCCCGGCGCCGCAGGCGACGCCGACCGTCGTCATGGTCGCGCGCATCGACCCGATCAAAGACATCATGACCTTCATGCGGGCCGCCGCCGCGGTCAAGGAGAGCATGCCGGAGACGAAATTCGTCGTTTACGGTTCCGTATCCGTACCGGCGTATTACGAGCAATGTTTGGCGTTGAAGGAAGAGCTGCAGCTCGGGAATTCGTTCATTTTCGCCGGGCATACCGGCAACACGTCCGCGGCGTATCAAAGCGGAGACGTGATCGCGCTCTCCAGCATTTCGGAGGCGTTCCCGTATTCCGTCGTCGAAGCGATGATGACCGGCAAGCCCGTCGTCGCGACGGACGTCGGGGGCGTGAAAGAAGCGCTGGGCGACACGGGGCTGTTAGTGTCTCCGCGCGACAGCCGGGAGATGGCGGAGGCGCTGATGAAGCTGCTGCGCAATCGAGAGCTGCGCGAAGAGTTGGGCAGAGAAGGCCGGCAAAGAGCGCTTAGTCTGTTCACGCTCGACCGGGTGCTGGAGCTTCACCTGAAGAGCTACATTAAATTGGCTGTTCGGGCGGAAGAGTGGATGCCGGCCGCGGCCGCGAAGACGGAGGAGCCGGCGGCGCGCGCCGCGTCGACATTGGAGGAGCAGAAGCTTCTGATGGAGAAAGGCTACGCGCTCGCCGCGAGCGGGTACGACCAGAAAGCGATCGTGCAGTTCCAGAAAGCGCTCTGGCTGCAGCCGGATTCCGTGCTCGCGCCGGTGCTTATGGCCGAAATCGCACAGGCGTTCAATCGGATCGGCGAGTACGACAAGGCGTTCCAAGAGCTGTATAAGTATGAAGCCTACGTCGCCCTGGTAGCGGGCGGCGCGGCGGGCCGAAGCGCGTGA